One stretch of Paenibacillus sp. FSL R5-0341 DNA includes these proteins:
- a CDS encoding tetratricopeptide repeat protein, producing MMKPEEYMQQAYRCILQNDFEQAIRWFEAAIHAHPQHAELYYRCSITHARSKHLVPALEYARKAVELSAGTEEYIMHLQTLEAKHLTSRAKLLLEQAGIATQERYVEASTLLKEAVRLDPLSVEAHVMLALAYSDLNEFDCAIKSLREAILLDPQNGQLHQMLQEIKQRMKSIQ from the coding sequence ATGATGAAACCGGAAGAATATATGCAGCAGGCTTATCGCTGTATATTGCAAAATGATTTTGAGCAGGCCATTCGTTGGTTCGAAGCAGCCATTCATGCTCATCCGCAACATGCGGAATTATATTATCGCTGTTCCATTACGCATGCCCGTAGCAAACATCTGGTGCCGGCGCTTGAATATGCGCGTAAGGCGGTTGAATTGTCGGCAGGAACAGAAGAATATATTATGCACCTGCAGACATTGGAAGCGAAACACCTGACTTCCAGAGCCAAGTTGCTGTTGGAGCAGGCGGGTATTGCAACACAGGAGCGTTATGTGGAAGCGTCAACGCTCTTGAAAGAAGCGGTCAGACTGGATCCTCTTTCCGTAGAAGCTCATGTCATGCTTGCACTCGCTTACAGTGACTTGAATGAATTTGATTGTGCAATAAAATCGTTACGTGAAGCCATTTTGTTGGACCCGCAGAACGGGCAACTGCATCAGATGTTACAGGAAATCAAGCAACGTATGAAATCCATACAGTAA
- a CDS encoding nucleotide pyrophosphohydrolase: MEKSIAEMQREVDQYISQFKEGYFSPLAMLARMSEEVGELAREVNHEFGEKPKKSSEAANSIELELGDILFITICFANSLGIDLAEAHDKVMHKFNTRDANRWTPKNTD; the protein is encoded by the coding sequence ATGGAGAAAAGCATCGCAGAAATGCAGCGTGAGGTTGATCAGTATATCTCCCAGTTCAAGGAGGGGTATTTCAGTCCTCTGGCCATGTTGGCCCGGATGTCTGAAGAGGTTGGGGAGCTTGCCAGGGAAGTGAATCACGAGTTCGGTGAAAAGCCGAAGAAGTCTTCCGAAGCCGCCAATTCCATTGAGCTTGAGCTTGGAGATATTTTATTTATCACGATTTGTTTTGCAAACTCGCTGGGTATTGATCTGGCTGAGGCGCACGATAAAGTCATGCATAAATTTAACACCCGCGATGCCAATCGGTGGACTCCCAAAAACACCGATTAG
- a CDS encoding YitT family protein, which produces MSTAKTWVQVKLVLPILLGTALYAFGLLYFIIPNQLMEGGLTGVTVLINYAFGISPSLTTLILNVPLFLIGLKILGGRQMIYTGIGIGALTIFLWLFEKLIHLGWIEPLHTENDLLLAALYAGVTLGAGLGIVFRWGGTTGGSDIIARILNRKYGWSMGRVLLGIDFVIIGLSLIYIPKEKILYTLVAVFIASKVIDFIQEGAYSARAFMIISDHAPEIADQITRDMDRGVTLIPAIGAYSKQAKHMAYCVISRQEFRRLQTIVRSIDPRAFVIISDVHDVHGEGFKES; this is translated from the coding sequence ATGAGCACTGCCAAAACCTGGGTTCAAGTCAAACTGGTTCTGCCCATCCTTCTGGGTACAGCCTTATATGCCTTTGGGCTTCTCTATTTCATTATCCCCAATCAGCTTATGGAAGGTGGCCTCACAGGGGTTACGGTGCTGATCAATTACGCATTCGGCATCTCACCTTCACTTACGACCCTGATTCTTAACGTTCCTCTTTTTCTGATCGGGCTCAAAATTTTGGGCGGCAGACAGATGATCTATACGGGTATCGGAATTGGGGCATTGACCATTTTCCTATGGTTATTCGAAAAGTTGATTCATCTGGGCTGGATTGAACCACTACATACTGAAAATGACCTCCTGCTCGCAGCCCTGTATGCAGGTGTTACGCTTGGAGCCGGTCTTGGCATCGTATTCCGTTGGGGCGGTACAACGGGCGGGTCAGACATCATTGCTCGCATTCTTAACCGCAAGTATGGATGGAGTATGGGACGGGTATTGCTGGGCATTGACTTCGTCATTATCGGGCTCTCTCTCATCTACATCCCCAAAGAAAAAATTCTGTATACGCTCGTAGCTGTATTTATCGCTTCCAAAGTTATCGACTTTATTCAAGAAGGTGCATATTCTGCCCGGGCATTTATGATCATCAGTGACCACGCACCTGAGATTGCCGATCAGATCACACGGGACATGGATCGTGGTGTCACCCTCATTCCGGCCATTGGCGCGTACTCCAAACAAGCCAAGCACATGGCCTACTGTGTTATTTCCAGGCAAGAGTTCAGGCGATTGCAGACGATTGTACGTTCCATTGATCCCAGAGCTTTTGTCATCATCAGCGATGTTCATGATGTACATGGAGAAGGTTTCAAAGAAAGTTGA
- a CDS encoding sporulation protein YpjB, whose product MKRTFRFKTGLLVVSFMALLLWTNLAYRVSAQSEGLNSNSDQQVSTSNSIAQLNEEAAVLYRQALENNIEEVRGSILRISKSLEHISFEGQTTVEGIHALSETIVEVKQAVVKVKNDDASLQQSSAKLRLAADSLANPTKPLWLQYYKIVKNDLDALSDATNQGQTATILANRYAVLEEHYETIRPAAMIRREPYEIAQMDAWLSHTKGLTNAKQPDLAQLKSMVGHGEELVNQLFGREKDESAFAPFVQGPDRRAAGLLISSVIVATLSYAGYRKYRAQQQGIFPFRR is encoded by the coding sequence ATGAAGAGAACGTTCAGGTTCAAAACTGGATTATTGGTGGTATCGTTCATGGCTCTGCTGCTTTGGACGAACTTAGCATATCGTGTATCCGCGCAAAGTGAAGGATTGAATTCGAATTCAGATCAGCAAGTGTCCACAAGCAATTCAATTGCACAACTGAATGAAGAAGCAGCCGTATTGTATCGCCAGGCGCTCGAGAATAATATTGAAGAAGTACGAGGAAGCATTCTGCGCATCAGTAAAAGTCTGGAGCATATCTCCTTTGAGGGACAAACGACAGTTGAGGGCATTCACGCATTGTCTGAAACCATAGTTGAAGTGAAACAAGCGGTTGTGAAGGTGAAAAATGACGATGCTTCTCTTCAGCAGTCCTCTGCCAAACTCAGACTTGCAGCAGATAGTCTCGCGAATCCAACCAAGCCTTTATGGCTTCAATATTATAAAATCGTGAAAAACGATCTGGACGCTTTGTCCGATGCTACAAATCAGGGTCAAACTGCGACAATACTCGCAAATCGCTACGCCGTTCTGGAGGAGCACTATGAAACGATTCGTCCTGCGGCAATGATTCGCCGTGAACCGTATGAAATTGCTCAGATGGACGCCTGGTTATCTCATACCAAGGGGCTTACCAATGCAAAGCAGCCAGACCTGGCTCAGTTAAAAAGCATGGTGGGCCATGGTGAGGAACTGGTGAACCAGTTATTTGGTCGGGAGAAGGATGAGAGTGCGTTTGCACCATTTGTACAGGGTCCGGATCGCAGGGCAGCTGGTTTACTCATCAGTTCGGTCATTGTGGCGACGCTAAGTTACGCCGGATACCGTAAGTATCGTGCCCAGCAGCAAGGGATTTTTCCTTTTCGGCGCTAA
- a CDS encoding DUF1405 domain-containing protein, producing the protein MALSFFWSREFLTNRYFLWLLFWCNAVGTVYGYIWYGEQMKMTLAEQPVWQVVFVPDSPTASLFFTLALLWILYPPRSIIIKRIGHVIQALAVVTSVKYGVWAVSIIFAGWMQGGTQHWQDWMLIASHSAMAIEALIYVRFFGFRWAALVVAGLWTLLNDTMDYTYDIYPWLPASLYDHVDGVRNFTFGLTLVSILCAWLALRQAKRT; encoded by the coding sequence GTGGCTTTATCGTTTTTCTGGAGTAGGGAATTTCTGACCAATCGTTATTTTTTGTGGCTTTTGTTTTGGTGTAATGCAGTAGGAACGGTATACGGATACATCTGGTACGGTGAGCAAATGAAAATGACGTTGGCAGAGCAGCCGGTGTGGCAGGTCGTGTTTGTGCCGGATAGTCCAACAGCGAGTTTGTTTTTCACCTTAGCATTGTTATGGATCTTGTACCCACCTCGGTCTATCATCATTAAACGGATTGGACATGTAATTCAGGCGCTTGCCGTGGTCACGTCTGTGAAATATGGCGTGTGGGCCGTATCGATTATTTTCGCTGGCTGGATGCAGGGTGGCACACAGCACTGGCAAGATTGGATGTTGATTGCTTCGCATAGTGCGATGGCGATTGAAGCTCTTATTTATGTACGGTTTTTCGGATTCCGCTGGGCTGCTCTTGTCGTGGCAGGTCTCTGGACGCTGTTGAACGATACGATGGATTATACATATGATATTTACCCTTGGTTACCTGCCTCCCTCTACGATCATGTAGATGGTGTGCGTAATTTCACATTCGGACTGACGCTAGTTAGTATTCTGTGTGCATGGCTTGCGCTCAGACAAGCGAAACGAACCTGA
- a CDS encoding menaquinol-cytochrome c reductase cytochrome b/c subunit, whose translation MAHGHKKDDEEKVIFVGDSRVRKGAGFITPPDYTAYPGKSEAFIPNFLLKEWMVGVVVLVGILVLTISEPAPLGYPANPSASVIPMPDWYFLFLYQYLKYPYASGDYVLLGVLGVSGVAFGALLLAPFLDTGKERRFYKRPIASSLMILSVIAVFYLTNVAWTHYEHELEATGQKPEHIQREEEALERHEQGLPPVSNAPGQKQEVAIVDQDDPAMETYKKAGCIGCHAADMKGASGPSLRGVGDKHSQEEILTIIKEGYNAMQPQYNNAIAQGVTDEEINHLTEWLAKQKAEQ comes from the coding sequence ATGGCTCACGGACATAAGAAGGATGATGAGGAAAAGGTTATCTTTGTCGGTGATTCACGCGTACGTAAAGGGGCGGGATTTATAACCCCTCCTGATTACACGGCGTATCCCGGCAAATCAGAAGCTTTTATTCCCAACTTCCTGCTGAAAGAATGGATGGTTGGTGTCGTTGTATTGGTGGGGATTTTGGTTCTCACGATCTCAGAACCTGCACCTTTGGGATATCCGGCCAATCCAAGCGCATCCGTTATTCCCATGCCGGACTGGTACTTCCTTTTTCTGTATCAGTATTTGAAGTATCCATACGCATCAGGCGATTACGTCCTGCTCGGGGTACTGGGAGTCAGTGGAGTCGCTTTCGGAGCTTTACTGCTTGCACCGTTCCTGGACACAGGCAAGGAGCGACGTTTTTATAAACGTCCCATTGCTTCATCGTTGATGATTTTGTCGGTCATTGCTGTATTTTACCTGACGAATGTAGCGTGGACGCACTACGAACATGAGTTGGAAGCAACAGGTCAGAAACCTGAACACATTCAGCGTGAGGAAGAAGCGCTGGAGAGGCATGAACAGGGGCTACCACCAGTTTCCAATGCACCTGGACAGAAACAGGAAGTCGCCATCGTGGATCAGGATGATCCTGCAATGGAAACGTACAAGAAGGCCGGCTGTATTGGCTGCCATGCGGCTGATATGAAGGGCGCAAGTGGACCTTCACTTCGAGGTGTAGGTGACAAACATAGCCAGGAAGAGATTCTGACTATTATCAAAGAAGGTTACAACGCAATGCAACCTCAGTACAATAATGCCATTGCTCAAGGCGTCACGGATGAAGAAATTAATCATCTGACCGAATGGCTTGCGAAACAGAAAGCAGAACAGTAA
- a CDS encoding cytochrome b6 — MFKNVYDWIDERLDITPIWRDVADHEVPEHVNPAHHFSAFVYCFGGLTFFITVIQILSGMFLTMYYVPDIINAYASVEYLQTKVAFGQIVRGMHHWGASLVIVMMFLHTMRVFFTGSYKAPREMNWVVGMLIFFVMLGLGLTGYLLPWDNKAYFATKVTLEIANTVPWLGPIIKEFLQGGTIVGAQTLTRFFALHVFFLPAVLLVLLVGHFIMIRRQGISGPL; from the coding sequence ATGTTTAAAAATGTCTATGACTGGATTGACGAGCGTCTTGACATCACGCCAATCTGGCGGGACGTTGCGGATCATGAAGTTCCAGAGCATGTAAATCCGGCTCATCACTTTTCCGCATTCGTGTACTGCTTTGGTGGATTGACGTTCTTTATTACTGTTATTCAGATTCTGTCAGGCATGTTCCTGACCATGTATTACGTACCTGATATTATCAATGCCTACGCAAGTGTGGAGTACCTGCAAACCAAAGTAGCCTTCGGCCAAATTGTTCGCGGCATGCACCACTGGGGAGCCAGTCTGGTTATCGTAATGATGTTCTTACATACGATGCGTGTGTTCTTTACAGGCTCTTACAAAGCACCGCGCGAAATGAACTGGGTTGTCGGCATGCTGATCTTTTTCGTCATGCTGGGCCTGGGGCTGACAGGGTACTTGCTACCATGGGACAACAAAGCCTATTTTGCAACAAAAGTAACACTGGAGATTGCCAATACGGTTCCTTGGCTGGGACCAATCATTAAAGAATTCCTGCAAGGCGGTACGATTGTCGGTGCACAGACATTAACCCGATTCTTTGCCCTGCACGTATTCTTCCTCCCCGCGGTGCTTCTGGTGCTTCTGGTCGGACACTTTATCATGATCCGCAGACAGGGCATTTCGGGACCACTATAA
- a CDS encoding ubiquinol-cytochrome c reductase iron-sulfur subunit, which translates to MSSEHDQHEASLKLPSRMEMSRRQFLTYTLGGATAYMAAGAILPMVRFAVDPILQHKGEGTSVKVAEISKITNEPQEFTFELQQQDGWYLSNASLVAWIRKDEQGKIYALSPICKHLGCTVGWNSDKSYPDEYHCPCHGAHYDKEGKNLAVAPKPLDEYVVKEEQGWVYLGDIVPNTRVN; encoded by the coding sequence ATGAGCAGTGAGCATGACCAGCACGAAGCTTCATTGAAATTGCCAAGCCGCATGGAGATGTCACGCAGGCAGTTTTTGACGTACACGCTTGGTGGAGCTACAGCCTACATGGCCGCCGGTGCAATCCTTCCCATGGTCCGTTTTGCGGTGGACCCGATTTTGCAGCATAAGGGAGAAGGCACCTCTGTCAAAGTAGCTGAAATCAGCAAAATTACGAATGAGCCTCAAGAATTCACCTTTGAACTTCAACAACAGGATGGTTGGTATCTGAGTAATGCATCGTTAGTGGCGTGGATTCGCAAAGACGAGCAGGGTAAAATTTATGCGCTCTCACCTATCTGTAAACATCTAGGATGTACAGTAGGCTGGAATAGTGACAAAAGTTATCCTGACGAGTATCATTGCCCCTGCCATGGCGCGCACTATGACAAGGAAGGGAAGAATCTTGCCGTAGCCCCCAAACCGCTGGATGAGTACGTAGTCAAGGAAGAGCAGGGTTGGGTATATCTGGGCGACATTGTTCCGAACACCCGAGTGAATTAG
- a CDS encoding DUF2487 family protein, which translates to MKFSEMTQDSWAELQLYLDTCLIPYTALSGEQSPVEATEALERLRDFLDMVEIPFKGRIMTYPAFHYANSEMSMTLNSLSAQLKSSGFKYVVIMSSDGQIDGVEISSADLVLSRSALTREVGEEGIARFVGEKIRELWKK; encoded by the coding sequence TTGAAATTCAGTGAGATGACTCAAGACAGCTGGGCTGAACTGCAACTCTATCTGGATACATGCCTTATTCCATACACGGCTCTTAGCGGTGAGCAGTCGCCAGTTGAAGCTACCGAAGCACTGGAGCGGCTGAGAGATTTTCTGGATATGGTCGAGATTCCTTTCAAAGGGAGAATTATGACGTATCCAGCCTTTCATTATGCTAATTCGGAAATGTCAATGACATTAAATTCCTTGTCCGCACAGCTTAAATCCTCAGGATTCAAATATGTGGTTATTATGTCATCGGATGGTCAAATTGATGGTGTGGAAATTTCATCTGCTGATTTGGTTTTGAGTCGGTCAGCGTTAACGCGTGAGGTTGGTGAAGAGGGAATTGCGAGATTTGTCGGGGAGAAAATACGAGAGTTGTGGAAAAAATGA
- a CDS encoding IDEAL domain-containing protein, whose product MDKMKVTYEVMLGLAAEMVWDEALRKQRSEKLYLEIDKALATGDEVAFRSLTDELRTIN is encoded by the coding sequence TTGGATAAAATGAAAGTTACGTATGAAGTCATGTTGGGGCTGGCAGCTGAGATGGTGTGGGACGAAGCGCTTCGCAAACAGCGCAGCGAGAAGCTCTATTTGGAAATCGATAAAGCGTTAGCTACCGGAGACGAAGTAGCTTTCCGGAGTCTGACGGATGAACTGAGGACCATAAACTGA
- a CDS encoding gamma carbonic anhydrase family protein — translation MIIPYKGLQPQLHPSVYMAEGAKLIGDLRIGEESSVWFNAVLRADLAPIIIGNRCNIQDNAVGHVNTDQPLILGDDVSVGHSAIIHGCRIGTGSLIGMGAILLNGADIGEYTLIGAGSVVTENSKIPPYTLALGTPAKVIRELTDADLERMSRTSLGYVTKGKEYRSS, via the coding sequence ATGATAATTCCATACAAAGGTCTACAACCTCAGTTACACCCTTCAGTATATATGGCTGAAGGTGCAAAACTGATCGGTGATTTGAGAATTGGGGAAGAATCTTCCGTCTGGTTCAATGCAGTCCTGCGAGCCGATTTGGCTCCCATAATCATTGGAAACCGCTGTAATATTCAAGATAATGCTGTTGGACATGTTAACACAGATCAACCTTTGATTTTGGGAGACGATGTTTCGGTAGGACATTCAGCGATCATTCATGGTTGTCGTATTGGAACAGGCTCATTAATCGGCATGGGAGCCATTCTGTTGAATGGAGCCGACATAGGCGAATATACGCTGATTGGGGCCGGTTCAGTTGTTACTGAGAATAGTAAAATTCCGCCCTATACTCTGGCCTTGGGGACACCTGCCAAAGTGATACGTGAGCTGACTGATGCCGATCTCGAGCGGATGTCGAGAACTTCACTGGGTTATGTTACCAAAGGAAAAGAATATAGGAGCTCTTAA
- a CDS encoding histidine phosphatase family protein → MRIGLIRHGLTDWNAAGRIQGQTDIPLNGEGREQAGRLGRRLLTEEYQWDYIITSGLSRAQETGEIISNLLNVPLLEPDARLKERAFGQIEGLTSDERVARWGKSWETLDLGQEQIADIQIRALAFLEDLWSTYPDQNVLIVTHGAFLANLLTALFEDRYTERIGNLSLTILEKERDDWSPLLYNCTRHLSLDTAKQPE, encoded by the coding sequence GTGCGAATCGGGCTTATTCGTCACGGTCTTACAGACTGGAATGCGGCGGGCCGTATACAGGGTCAGACGGATATTCCGCTCAATGGAGAAGGTCGTGAACAGGCAGGACGCCTGGGAAGACGTCTGCTGACGGAAGAATACCAATGGGACTATATCATCACAAGTGGATTATCGCGGGCACAGGAAACAGGGGAGATCATCTCCAATCTGTTGAATGTACCTTTGCTGGAGCCGGACGCACGGTTGAAAGAAAGGGCTTTTGGTCAGATTGAAGGTCTGACTTCAGATGAACGGGTTGCCCGCTGGGGCAAATCATGGGAGACATTGGACTTGGGACAGGAGCAGATAGCGGATATCCAGATTCGTGCACTGGCGTTTTTGGAAGATCTATGGTCTACCTATCCGGACCAGAATGTACTCATTGTCACCCATGGAGCTTTTCTGGCCAACTTGTTAACAGCCTTGTTTGAAGATCGGTATACGGAACGGATTGGAAACCTGTCACTGACGATTCTGGAAAAGGAACGTGATGACTGGAGTCCGCTGTTATATAATTGCACACGACATCTGTCTTTGGACACAGCGAAACAACCTGAGTAA
- a CDS encoding zf-HC2 domain-containing protein, with translation MNCNEAQELFALVWDLPEAHPQRIAFHAHLAGCEECSEQFEVWEEAQILLHSIPVPVTEQQAERVNRNVMDRIYAESPWLLPEEAKVNRFSAAIRKHMSLWIAAFLAIFLCSFLYMAMFKPDVSEAEQTKVVATGILETGVAGSGPSSSGLYQYNMTGADRGSIIEPFVVSMGPAYPQYWMALSLLAIGMALFSLGRMHRTTNKRKQQGARA, from the coding sequence ATGAATTGCAATGAAGCCCAGGAACTGTTTGCACTGGTCTGGGACTTGCCGGAAGCTCATCCTCAGCGGATTGCATTTCATGCTCATCTCGCTGGTTGTGAAGAGTGCTCCGAGCAGTTTGAGGTCTGGGAAGAAGCCCAGATCTTGCTGCACAGCATCCCGGTTCCAGTGACAGAACAACAGGCAGAGAGAGTCAACCGTAACGTTATGGACCGGATCTATGCGGAGTCTCCATGGCTATTGCCGGAAGAGGCAAAGGTTAATCGTTTCTCTGCTGCGATCCGCAAACATATGTCTTTGTGGATTGCCGCGTTCCTGGCTATTTTTTTATGCAGCTTTCTGTACATGGCCATGTTTAAGCCAGACGTATCAGAAGCTGAGCAAACCAAGGTTGTTGCTACGGGTATTCTGGAGACAGGGGTTGCCGGAAGCGGACCATCGTCTTCTGGATTGTATCAGTACAACATGACTGGAGCGGACAGAGGAAGCATCATTGAACCTTTTGTTGTGAGCATGGGACCTGCTTATCCTCAATATTGGATGGCCCTGTCTTTACTAGCAATAGGGATGGCTTTATTTTCTCTTGGACGTATGCATCGAACAACGAATAAACGTAAACAACAAGGTGCGCGTGCATAG
- a CDS encoding sigma-70 family RNA polymerase sigma factor encodes MTDSQLIREIKEGNLELYSELMSRYQRKILAFVYHMLKSSNMELLAEDLCSETFYKAFRSLHSFREVDASFSTWLYTIARNTVLSELRKQRSGNVPLEESGIVPVAPSENAPEYAVLRSERVMLVRDAINNLPEKQRSAIILREYDQLDYQEIANILGQSVSSVKSLLFRARSSVKTQLEPYFFEPVYEPYEGMKNR; translated from the coding sequence ATGACGGATTCCCAGTTGATTCGAGAGATCAAGGAAGGTAACCTGGAGTTATATTCCGAGCTGATGAGTCGTTATCAGCGTAAAATACTGGCTTTCGTATATCATATGTTGAAAAGTTCCAATATGGAGCTGCTTGCGGAAGATCTCTGTTCTGAGACTTTCTATAAGGCGTTCCGCAGTCTGCACTCTTTCCGTGAGGTAGATGCCTCATTCTCAACCTGGTTATATACCATTGCGAGAAATACGGTACTGAGTGAGCTTCGCAAACAGCGCAGCGGAAATGTCCCACTTGAAGAGAGCGGGATCGTTCCTGTTGCTCCTTCGGAGAATGCACCGGAGTATGCTGTTCTGCGCAGCGAGCGGGTGATGCTGGTTAGGGATGCGATTAACAATTTGCCGGAGAAGCAGCGTTCTGCGATTATACTCCGTGAGTATGATCAACTAGACTACCAAGAGATTGCAAATATTCTTGGGCAGAGCGTCAGTTCTGTGAAATCGTTATTATTCAGAGCAAGATCAAGCGTAAAAACTCAATTGGAACCTTATTTCTTCGAACCGGTGTACGAGCCATATGAAGGGATGAAGAACCGATGA
- a CDS encoding prephenate dehydrogenase, translated as MKLKIAMIGVGLIGGSLALCFKGKPGVTVMGYAHLDELKDKYIASGVVDDATLSLEEAVEDADFIFLCVPVGLLESYFEQLSKLPLKKGCIITDVGSTKASIAACAEHVRLTDAYFIGGHPMAGSERAGVDAASAVLFENAYYVLTPSEYVPEEAYSRLSELLAYTRAQIVRVEPLLHDDIVGAISHLPHVIAVALVNQVREYNESNPLYKMLAAGGFRDITRIASSDAIVWRDILLSNRDVLLGLLKDWNRQMTAFTDMLEHKNGEGIEEAFRQAREFRSVLPERRKGMISPLFDLYTDVQDAPGMIGKIATELGANDINLSNLEIIENRVDVPGIMRLSFRQEEDMERAKTLLDSLGYQVWI; from the coding sequence ATGAAACTAAAAATTGCAATGATCGGTGTAGGACTCATCGGCGGTTCACTTGCGCTCTGCTTCAAAGGCAAGCCAGGTGTAACCGTGATGGGCTACGCCCACTTGGATGAACTGAAGGACAAGTACATAGCGAGCGGTGTAGTGGATGATGCTACGCTCTCTCTGGAAGAAGCGGTAGAGGATGCCGACTTTATTTTTTTGTGCGTTCCCGTAGGTTTACTTGAATCCTACTTTGAGCAGCTCTCCAAGCTGCCATTGAAAAAAGGATGTATTATCACTGACGTAGGAAGCACGAAGGCTTCCATTGCGGCTTGTGCTGAGCATGTGCGGTTGACCGACGCTTATTTCATTGGTGGTCATCCTATGGCAGGATCGGAGCGTGCAGGCGTAGACGCGGCCTCAGCCGTGTTGTTTGAGAATGCATACTACGTCTTGACCCCATCAGAATATGTGCCTGAGGAAGCGTACAGCAGGTTGTCTGAGCTGCTTGCGTATACGCGGGCACAGATCGTACGTGTGGAGCCTTTGCTGCACGATGACATTGTGGGGGCGATTAGTCATCTGCCACATGTTATTGCTGTTGCGTTGGTAAACCAGGTGCGTGAGTATAATGAGTCGAATCCGTTGTATAAAATGCTGGCTGCAGGCGGTTTCCGAGATATCACCCGGATTGCATCCAGTGACGCCATTGTATGGAGAGATATCTTGCTTAGCAACCGGGATGTACTGCTGGGTTTGCTTAAAGACTGGAACAGACAAATGACGGCTTTCACGGATATGCTGGAGCATAAGAATGGTGAAGGCATTGAGGAAGCATTCCGTCAGGCCCGCGAGTTCCGCAGTGTATTGCCAGAACGACGCAAAGGCATGATTTCGCCGTTATTTGACCTCTATACCGATGTCCAGGATGCACCTGGTATGATTGGTAAGATCGCAACTGAGCTTGGGGCCAATGACATCAACTTGAGCAACTTGGAGATTATCGAGAACCGGGTGGATGTGCCAGGCATTATGCGTCTGTCCTTCCGTCAGGAAGAAGATATGGAACGAGCCAAGACGTTATTGGATTCCTTAGGTTATCAGGTGTGGATATAA